A genomic window from Methylorubrum extorquens includes:
- the ccrA gene encoding crotonyl-CoA carboxylase/reductase yields the protein MAASAAPAWTGQTAEAKDLYELGEIPPLGHVPAKMYAWAIRRERHGPPEESHQLEVLPVWDIGDDEVLVYVMAAGVNYNGVWAGLGEPISPFDVHKGEYHIAGSDASGIVWKVGSKVKRWKVGDEVIVHCNRDDGDDEECNGGDPMFSPSQRIWGYETGDGSFAQFCRVQSRQLMKRPQHLTWEEAACYTLTLATAYRMLFGHAPHTVRPGQNVLIWGASGGLGVFGVQLCAASGANAIAVISDESKRDYVMSLGAKGVINRKDFDCWGQLPKVNSPEYNTWLKEARKFGKAIWDITGKGNDVDIVFEHPGEATFPVSTLVAKRGGMIVFCAGTTGFNITFDARYVWMRQKRIQGSHFAHLKQASAANQFVIDRRVDPCMSEVFPWDKIPAAHTKMWKNQHPPGNMAVLVNSTRAGLRTVEDVIEAGPLKAM from the coding sequence ATGGCTGCAAGTGCAGCGCCGGCCTGGACCGGGCAGACGGCGGAAGCCAAGGACCTTTACGAGCTCGGCGAGATCCCCCCGCTCGGCCACGTGCCTGCCAAGATGTATGCCTGGGCGATCCGCCGCGAGCGCCACGGGCCGCCGGAGGAGTCGCATCAGCTCGAAGTGCTCCCCGTGTGGGACATCGGCGACGACGAGGTGCTCGTCTACGTCATGGCCGCGGGCGTGAACTACAACGGCGTCTGGGCCGGCCTCGGCGAGCCGATCTCCCCCTTCGACGTGCACAAGGGCGAGTACCACATTGCCGGTTCGGACGCGTCGGGCATCGTCTGGAAGGTCGGCTCGAAGGTGAAGCGCTGGAAAGTCGGCGACGAAGTCATCGTTCACTGCAACCGCGACGACGGCGATGACGAAGAGTGCAACGGCGGCGACCCGATGTTCTCGCCCTCGCAGCGCATCTGGGGCTACGAGACCGGTGACGGCTCCTTCGCCCAGTTCTGCCGGGTGCAGTCGCGCCAGCTCATGAAGCGGCCCCAGCACCTGACCTGGGAAGAGGCCGCCTGCTACACCCTCACCCTCGCCACCGCCTACCGCATGCTGTTCGGCCACGCGCCGCACACCGTGCGTCCGGGACAGAACGTGCTGATCTGGGGCGCCTCCGGCGGTCTCGGCGTGTTCGGCGTGCAGCTCTGCGCGGCCTCGGGCGCCAACGCCATCGCGGTCATCTCGGACGAGTCGAAGCGCGACTACGTCATGAGCCTCGGGGCCAAGGGCGTCATCAACCGCAAGGACTTCGATTGCTGGGGCCAGCTGCCGAAGGTGAACAGCCCTGAGTACAACACCTGGCTCAAGGAAGCCCGGAAGTTCGGCAAGGCGATCTGGGACATCACCGGCAAGGGCAACGACGTCGACATCGTGTTCGAGCATCCCGGCGAGGCGACCTTCCCGGTCTCGACCCTGGTGGCCAAGCGCGGCGGCATGATCGTGTTCTGCGCCGGCACCACCGGCTTCAACATCACCTTCGACGCCCGCTACGTCTGGATGCGCCAGAAGCGCATCCAGGGCTCGCACTTCGCCCATCTCAAGCAGGCCTCGGCCGCCAACCAGTTCGTCATCGACCGGCGCGTCGATCCCTGCATGAGTGAGGTGTTCCCCTGGGACAAGATCCCGGCCGCCCACACCAAGATGTGGAAGAACCAGCACCCGCCGGGCAACATGGCGGTGCTCGTGAATTCGACCCGCGCAGGCCTGCGCACCGTCGAGGACGTGATCGAGGCCGGGCCACTCAAGGCGATGTGA
- a CDS encoding pyridoxamine 5'-phosphate oxidase family protein, which translates to MASLYSEAHRALQEEFGTTKLAVRLDEDWVHETIQPEEAAFIGSRDMFFLSTVDPDGMPTVSYKGGPTGFVKVVDGSTLVFPGFDGNGMFYSMGNIEGQAKIGLLFIDFETPHRIRVQGHASLLRDDPLMADYTEAKYLVRVDVTKIWVNCPRYIHKYKKLEQNKYVPRPDRETPLAAWKRLDLAGDVISDEDKARVAREGRLEVPEYEALVARGEA; encoded by the coding sequence ATGGCATCGCTCTACTCGGAGGCGCACCGCGCCCTCCAGGAGGAATTCGGCACGACCAAGCTCGCCGTGCGCCTCGACGAGGATTGGGTGCACGAGACGATCCAGCCGGAGGAAGCCGCGTTCATCGGCTCGCGGGACATGTTCTTCCTCTCGACCGTCGATCCCGACGGCATGCCGACCGTCTCCTACAAGGGCGGCCCGACCGGCTTCGTGAAGGTCGTGGATGGCTCCACGCTGGTCTTCCCCGGCTTCGACGGCAACGGGATGTTCTACTCGATGGGCAACATCGAGGGGCAGGCCAAGATCGGCCTCCTGTTCATCGACTTCGAGACGCCGCACCGCATCCGGGTCCAAGGACATGCCTCGCTGCTCCGCGACGATCCGCTGATGGCCGATTACACGGAGGCGAAGTATCTCGTGCGCGTCGATGTCACGAAGATCTGGGTCAACTGCCCGCGCTACATCCACAAGTACAAGAAGCTCGAGCAGAACAAGTACGTTCCCCGCCCCGACCGCGAGACGCCACTCGCCGCCTGGAAGCGGCTCGACCTCGCCGGCGACGTCATCAGCGACGAGGACAAGGCGCGCGTCGCGAGGGAAGGCCGCCTCGAAGTCCCGGAATACGAGGCGCTCGTCGCCCGCGGCGAGGCCTGA
- a CDS encoding catalase encodes MADQSPRLTTAFGNPVSDNQNSLTAGPRGPVLMQDYHLIEKMAHFNRERIPERVVHAKGYGAYGTFRLTKSLAEFTRAKVLTELGKDVPMVARFSTVGGESGSADTARDPRGFALKFYTEEGNWDLVGNNTPIFFVRDAIKFSDFIRTQKRDPRTHLKPHWRRWDFWSLSPEAIHQVMFLYSDRGTPKSARFMNGYGSHTFSLWNDRGERHWVKFHFHTKQGVQNFSADEADEVAGKDPDYSAADLSTAIEKGDFPKWKVSIQLMPELDADTYSINPFDLTKVWPHGDYPLIEIGEMELNRNPENYFAEIEQSAFEPSNVVPGIGFSPDKMLQNRVLSYADAHRYRLGVNYQQIPVNQAKNASVQTYHRDGAMRTDGNHGAQVDYEPNSFGGPRQDPSFSEPPLRIRGDAGRYGWPGDDEDLYGQPKLFWTKVLDEGGRQRLVENIVTSMGDSPRNIQERMIAHWFKVHEDFGRGVAQGLGIDTARAAAE; translated from the coding sequence ATGGCAGACCAGAGCCCGCGCCTGACGACGGCGTTCGGTAACCCGGTTTCCGACAACCAGAACTCGCTCACCGCCGGCCCGCGCGGGCCGGTGCTGATGCAGGACTACCACCTCATCGAGAAGATGGCCCATTTCAACCGGGAGCGAATTCCGGAGCGGGTGGTGCACGCCAAGGGCTACGGCGCCTACGGGACGTTCCGGCTGACCAAGAGCCTCGCCGAGTTCACCCGCGCCAAGGTGCTGACCGAACTCGGCAAGGACGTGCCGATGGTGGCGCGCTTCTCCACCGTCGGCGGCGAGTCCGGCTCGGCCGACACCGCCCGCGACCCGCGCGGCTTCGCCCTCAAGTTCTACACCGAGGAGGGCAACTGGGATCTCGTCGGCAACAACACCCCGATCTTCTTCGTGCGCGACGCGATCAAGTTCTCCGACTTCATCCGCACGCAGAAGCGCGATCCGCGCACGCACCTTAAGCCGCATTGGCGCCGCTGGGACTTCTGGAGCCTGTCGCCGGAGGCGATCCATCAGGTGATGTTCCTGTACTCGGATCGCGGCACGCCGAAATCGGCGCGCTTCATGAACGGCTACGGCTCGCACACCTTCTCGCTGTGGAACGACCGGGGCGAGCGCCACTGGGTGAAATTCCATTTCCACACCAAGCAGGGCGTCCAGAACTTCTCCGCCGACGAGGCCGACGAGGTGGCGGGCAAGGATCCGGACTACTCCGCCGCCGATCTCTCGACCGCCATCGAGAAGGGCGACTTCCCGAAATGGAAGGTCTCCATCCAGCTCATGCCGGAGTTGGACGCCGATACTTACTCCATCAATCCGTTCGACCTCACCAAGGTCTGGCCGCACGGCGATTATCCGCTGATCGAGATCGGCGAGATGGAGCTAAATCGCAATCCCGAGAACTACTTTGCCGAGATCGAGCAATCCGCCTTCGAGCCCTCGAACGTGGTGCCCGGCATCGGTTTCTCACCGGACAAAATGCTGCAGAACCGGGTGCTCTCCTACGCAGACGCGCACCGCTACCGGCTCGGCGTGAACTACCAGCAGATCCCGGTGAACCAGGCGAAGAACGCGTCCGTCCAGACCTATCACCGCGACGGCGCCATGCGCACCGACGGCAATCACGGTGCCCAGGTCGATTACGAGCCGAACTCCTTCGGCGGTCCGAGGCAGGACCCTTCCTTCAGCGAGCCGCCGCTGCGGATCCGGGGCGATGCCGGCCGCTATGGCTGGCCGGGCGACGACGAAGACCTCTACGGTCAGCCCAAGCTGTTCTGGACCAAGGTGCTCGACGAGGGCGGCCGCCAGCGGCTCGTGGAGAACATCGTCACCTCCATGGGCGACAGCCCGCGCAACATTCAGGAGCGGATGATCGCCCATTGGTTCAAGGTGCATGAGGATTTTGGGCGCGGCGTCGCACAGGGTCTCGGCATCGACACCGCACGGGCCGCCGCCGAGTAG
- a CDS encoding class I SAM-dependent methyltransferase, with protein MLRARDLDNRTGPPLGMTFLRQALQNHPQIKRALKSVAKSAGLFRDSPANDFYRDLAEVKTRGDDAFSKLFYGYDGDHLINKWNHFLPIYSRLFAPFRDGRPDGRPLRFLEIGVYEGGSLDLWRRFFGPSAILYGIDIDPRCAVFDGRAAQVRIGSQADPAFLRSVVEEMGGVDVILDDGSHVASHQRVTFETLFPLLAQDGLYVAEDLHTAYWRDYEGGYRRRGTFLEMTKAFIDDMHAWYHDRGAQEIGRSIGAIHVYDSIVAFEKGSGERPFHTTIGTPQRAIDRVR; from the coding sequence GTGCTTCGTGCGCGCGACCTCGATAACCGCACCGGGCCGCCTCTCGGCATGACGTTCCTCAGACAAGCCCTACAGAACCATCCGCAGATCAAGCGGGCACTCAAGTCCGTCGCCAAATCGGCCGGCTTGTTTCGCGACAGCCCGGCCAACGACTTCTATCGCGATCTGGCCGAGGTGAAGACGCGGGGCGACGACGCCTTCTCAAAGCTGTTTTACGGCTATGACGGTGACCACCTGATCAACAAGTGGAACCACTTCCTGCCGATCTACAGCCGGCTGTTCGCGCCCTTCCGCGACGGCAGGCCGGACGGGCGACCGCTGCGCTTCCTCGAGATCGGCGTCTACGAGGGCGGTTCCCTCGATCTCTGGCGGCGCTTCTTCGGCCCCTCTGCCATCCTCTACGGCATCGATATCGATCCGCGCTGCGCGGTGTTTGACGGCCGCGCCGCGCAAGTCCGTATCGGCTCGCAGGCCGATCCCGCCTTCCTTCGGTCCGTGGTTGAGGAGATGGGCGGCGTCGATGTCATCCTCGATGACGGCAGCCACGTCGCGAGCCACCAGCGCGTCACCTTCGAGACGCTGTTCCCGCTCCTGGCGCAGGACGGACTCTACGTCGCCGAAGACCTGCACACCGCGTACTGGCGCGACTACGAGGGTGGCTACCGCCGCCGGGGCACGTTCCTGGAGATGACGAAGGCGTTCATCGACGACATGCACGCTTGGTATCACGATCGCGGCGCGCAGGAGATCGGCCGGAGCATCGGCGCGATTCACGTCTACGACAGCATCGTCGCCTTCGAGAAAGGCAGCGGCGAACGGCCGTTCCACACCACCATCGGCACGCCGCAGCGGGCGATCGACCGAGTGCGCTGA
- a CDS encoding protein meaA gives MSAQASVAEVKRDKPWIIRTYAGHSTAAESNKLYRGNLAKGQTGLSVAFDLPTQTGYDPDHELARGEVGKVGVSIAHLGDMRALFDQIPLAQMNTSMTINATAPWLLSLYLAVAEEQGAPLAALQGTTQNDIIKEYLSRGTYVFPPAPSLRLTKDVILFTTRNVPKWNPMNVCSYHLQEAGATPVQELSYALAIAIAVLDTVRDDPDFDEASFSDVFSRISFFVNAGMRFVTEICKMRAFAELWDEIAQERYGITDAKKRIFRYGVQVNSLGLTEQQPENNVHRILIEMLAVTLSKRARARAVQLPAWNEALGLPRPWDQQWSMRMQQILAFETDLLEYDDIFDGSTVIEARVEALKEQTRSELTRIAEIGGAVTAVEAGELKRALVESNARRISAIEKGEQVVVGVNKWQQGEPSPLTAGDGAIFTVSETVEMEAEGRIREWRSKRDDRAVGQALADLEQAARSGTNIMPPSIAAAKAGVTTGEWGQRLREVFGEYRAPTGVTLQTVTSGAAEDARLLIADLGERLGETPRLVVGKPGLDGHSNGAEQIALRARDVGFDVTYDGIRQTPTEIVAKAKERGAHVIGLSVLSGSHVPLVREVKAKLREAGLDHVPVVVGGIISTEDELVLKNMGVTAVYTPKDYELDKIMVGLAKVVERALDKRAADRADTEAGVPGAPKRNEGAAQVF, from the coding sequence ATGAGCGCGCAAGCGAGCGTTGCCGAGGTCAAGCGCGACAAGCCGTGGATCATCCGCACCTATGCGGGTCACTCCACGGCGGCAGAGTCGAACAAGCTCTATCGCGGCAACCTCGCCAAGGGTCAGACCGGCCTCTCGGTCGCCTTCGATCTGCCGACGCAGACCGGCTACGACCCGGACCACGAACTCGCCCGCGGCGAGGTCGGCAAGGTCGGCGTCTCGATCGCGCATCTGGGCGACATGCGGGCCCTGTTCGACCAGATCCCGCTGGCGCAGATGAACACCTCGATGACGATCAACGCCACGGCGCCGTGGCTGTTGTCGCTCTATCTCGCTGTGGCCGAGGAGCAGGGCGCGCCGCTCGCCGCGCTCCAGGGCACCACGCAGAACGACATCATCAAGGAGTATCTCTCACGCGGCACCTACGTATTCCCGCCCGCGCCCTCGCTTCGGCTCACCAAGGACGTGATCCTGTTCACGACCAGAAACGTGCCGAAGTGGAACCCGATGAACGTCTGCTCCTACCATTTGCAGGAGGCGGGGGCGACGCCGGTTCAGGAACTCTCCTATGCGCTGGCCATCGCCATCGCCGTGCTCGACACGGTGCGCGACGACCCCGATTTCGACGAGGCGAGCTTCTCCGACGTCTTCAGCCGGATCTCGTTCTTCGTGAACGCCGGGATGCGATTCGTCACCGAAATCTGCAAGATGCGGGCGTTCGCCGAGCTGTGGGACGAGATCGCCCAGGAGCGCTACGGCATCACCGACGCCAAGAAGCGGATCTTTCGGTATGGCGTGCAGGTCAATTCCCTTGGATTGACGGAACAGCAGCCCGAGAACAACGTCCACCGCATCCTCATCGAGATGCTGGCGGTGACGCTCTCCAAGCGCGCCCGCGCCCGCGCGGTGCAGCTCCCGGCCTGGAACGAGGCGCTCGGCCTCCCGCGCCCGTGGGACCAGCAATGGTCGATGCGGATGCAGCAGATCCTCGCCTTCGAGACCGACCTGCTCGAATACGACGACATCTTCGACGGCTCGACGGTGATCGAGGCCCGCGTCGAGGCGCTCAAGGAGCAGACCCGATCCGAGCTGACCCGCATCGCCGAGATCGGCGGGGCGGTCACGGCGGTCGAGGCGGGCGAACTCAAGCGGGCGCTGGTCGAGTCGAATGCCCGGCGCATCTCGGCGATCGAGAAGGGCGAACAGGTCGTCGTCGGCGTCAACAAGTGGCAGCAGGGCGAACCCTCGCCGCTGACGGCCGGGGACGGCGCGATCTTCACCGTCTCGGAGACGGTCGAGATGGAAGCGGAAGGCCGCATCCGCGAGTGGCGCTCCAAGCGCGACGACCGGGCGGTCGGCCAGGCGCTCGCCGATCTGGAACAGGCCGCGCGCTCAGGCACCAACATCATGCCGCCCTCCATCGCTGCCGCGAAGGCGGGCGTGACCACCGGCGAGTGGGGCCAGCGCCTGCGCGAGGTGTTCGGCGAGTACCGCGCGCCTACGGGCGTGACGCTGCAGACCGTCACCTCCGGGGCGGCGGAAGATGCCCGTCTGCTCATCGCCGATCTCGGCGAGCGGCTGGGCGAGACGCCCCGCCTCGTCGTCGGCAAGCCGGGCCTCGACGGCCACTCCAACGGCGCCGAGCAGATCGCGCTGCGTGCCCGCGACGTCGGCTTCGACGTCACTTACGACGGCATCCGCCAGACCCCGACGGAGATCGTCGCCAAGGCGAAGGAGCGCGGCGCTCACGTCATCGGCCTCTCGGTGCTGTCGGGCAGCCACGTGCCGCTGGTGCGCGAGGTGAAGGCCAAGCTGCGCGAGGCCGGGCTCGATCACGTCCCGGTCGTCGTCGGCGGCATCATCTCGACCGAGGACGAGTTGGTGCTCAAGAACATGGGCGTCACCGCCGTCTACACGCCGAAGGACTACGAGCTCGACAAAATCATGGTCGGCCTCGCCAAGGTGGTGGAGCGGGCGCTCGACAAGCGTGCTGCCGACCGGGCGGATACGGAGGCCGGCGTACCGGGCGCGCCGAAGCGGAACGAGGGTGCGGCGCAGGTTTTCTAA